The following proteins come from a genomic window of Gottfriedia acidiceleris:
- a CDS encoding DMT family transporter: protein MKGILLAIVGGALITLQGVANSQISSDIGTWQAATITQFTGFIVALFVLLLLKDKKLADVKNVNPMYLTSGAFGAFIIFCNVTSIHLNGVTFSISTLLIAQLSFTFINDSRGWFGVKKLNVSPSQFFGIGMMMIGVIVLGS, encoded by the coding sequence ATGAAAGGAATTTTATTAGCAATTGTTGGTGGAGCACTCATTACACTACAAGGGGTTGCAAATTCACAAATTAGCAGTGATATTGGTACTTGGCAAGCAGCTACAATTACGCAGTTTACAGGTTTTATTGTAGCTTTATTCGTACTACTATTACTAAAAGATAAAAAATTAGCTGATGTTAAGAATGTGAATCCAATGTATTTAACAAGTGGAGCATTTGGAGCATTTATTATTTTTTGTAACGTAACATCGATCCATCTCAATGGTGTTACATTTTCAATATCAACCCTTTTAATTGCACAGTTAAGTTTCACTTTTATTAACGATAGTAGAGGCTGGTTTGGAGTAAAAAAGCTAAATGTTAGTCCGTCTCAATTTTTTGGAATTGGTATGATGATGATTGGTGTAATCGTGCTAGGATCTTAA
- the trpA gene encoding tryptophan synthase subunit alpha gives MNRIEFQFSERLKKGEKLFIPYVMAGDGGLEVLGGRLALLEKFGASAIEIGIPFSDPVADGPIIQKAGIRSLQAGTTLKAVIEKIKEVRKLISVPLIVMTYMNPILAYGIDRFVSELHQAGVDGCIIPDLPIEEEEIIIHQLEESGIELIRLVTMATPKDRIIKIAEKGRGFLYTVTVKGITGVRNELDDSLSSFLKSVKEISNKPVIAGFGVSTPEQVKELSQDCDGVIVGSKIVDLFNQNKINEIKLLMESSLVSEEVI, from the coding sequence TTGAATCGAATTGAATTCCAATTTTCAGAACGTCTTAAAAAAGGGGAAAAACTATTTATTCCGTATGTAATGGCAGGAGATGGTGGTCTTGAAGTATTAGGAGGAAGACTTGCTTTACTAGAAAAATTTGGTGCATCAGCAATCGAAATAGGTATTCCATTCTCAGACCCAGTGGCTGATGGACCAATTATTCAAAAAGCGGGAATTCGTTCATTACAAGCTGGTACAACATTAAAAGCTGTAATTGAAAAAATAAAAGAAGTTCGTAAATTAATTTCTGTACCTTTAATCGTCATGACATATATGAATCCTATTTTAGCTTATGGAATTGACAGGTTCGTATCTGAGCTTCACCAAGCAGGAGTAGACGGCTGTATTATTCCTGACCTACCGATCGAAGAAGAAGAAATTATCATTCATCAACTTGAAGAATCTGGGATAGAACTAATTCGTTTAGTCACAATGGCTACACCAAAAGATCGAATCATTAAAATTGCTGAAAAAGGAAGAGGTTTCTTATACACAGTAACAGTAAAAGGGATTACTGGTGTTCGAAATGAGCTAGACGACAGCTTATCATCCTTCTTAAAAAGTGTGAAAGAAATTAGTAATAAACCAGTAATAGCTGGATTCGGTGTATCTACCCCAGAACAAGTAAAGGAATTAAGCCAAGATTGTGATGGAGTCATTGTTGGTAGTAAAATTGTTGATTTATTTAATCAAAATAAGATTAATGAAATTAAACTTTTAATGGAATCAAGTTTAGTAAGCGAGGAAGTAATTTAA
- the trpB gene encoding tryptophan synthase subunit beta: protein MSTYTLPDVKGHFGIYGGKYIPETLIQAITELEEAYSNIKDDPAFNEEIENLLKDYVGRQTPLYFAENLTKHANGATIYLKREDLNHTGAHKINNAIGQALLAIRMGKRKIVAETGAGQHGVATATVCALLNLECVIFMGAEDVRRQELNVFRMELLGAKVISVESGSATLKDAVNEALRYWVANVDDTHYLLGSVMGPHPFPMMVRDFQSVIGKETRQQFLAKEGKLPDAVVACIGGGSNAIGMFYPFLTDESVKLFGVEAAGHGINTDKQAASLTKGVPGVLHGALMYLLQDEDGQIQEAHSISAGLDYPGVGPEHCYLKDIERVIYESITDEEALEAFQLLARLEGIIPALESAHAVAYAIKLAATMKKDENLVICLSGRGDKDVHTVRERLKEGK from the coding sequence ATGTCTACGTACACACTTCCAGATGTAAAAGGTCATTTCGGTATATATGGAGGGAAATATATACCTGAAACACTTATCCAAGCCATAACTGAATTAGAAGAAGCATATTCAAATATTAAAGATGATCCAGCATTTAATGAGGAAATTGAAAACTTGTTAAAGGATTATGTAGGTCGCCAAACACCTCTTTATTTTGCAGAAAATTTAACTAAGCATGCTAACGGAGCTACTATTTATTTAAAACGTGAGGATTTAAATCATACTGGTGCTCACAAAATTAACAACGCGATAGGTCAGGCATTACTTGCGATTCGAATGGGTAAACGCAAAATCGTTGCTGAAACAGGAGCGGGACAACATGGTGTCGCAACAGCAACAGTCTGTGCTCTATTAAATTTAGAATGTGTTATTTTCATGGGTGCTGAGGATGTTCGAAGACAGGAGCTAAATGTTTTCCGAATGGAATTACTAGGCGCAAAAGTGATTAGTGTTGAATCCGGTAGTGCGACATTAAAGGATGCAGTAAATGAAGCCCTTCGTTACTGGGTTGCCAATGTAGACGACACTCATTATTTATTAGGATCAGTAATGGGGCCACACCCTTTTCCTATGATGGTACGAGATTTCCAAAGTGTAATAGGTAAAGAAACAAGACAACAATTTTTAGCAAAGGAAGGTAAACTTCCTGATGCAGTAGTAGCTTGTATTGGCGGAGGAAGTAATGCAATTGGTATGTTCTATCCATTTCTAACGGATGAAAGTGTGAAGTTATTTGGAGTAGAAGCTGCTGGGCATGGAATCAATACAGATAAGCAAGCAGCATCTTTAACAAAAGGTGTACCAGGCGTCTTACACGGTGCATTAATGTATTTACTTCAAGATGAAGATGGACAAATACAAGAAGCTCATTCAATTTCTGCGGGGCTAGACTACCCAGGGGTAGGTCCAGAGCATTGCTATTTAAAGGATATTGAGCGAGTAATATATGAATCAATCACAGATGAAGAAGCACTTGAAGCATTCCAATTACTAGCAAGATTAGAAGGAATTATCCCAGCATTAGAAAGTGCACATGCAGTTGCATACGCAATAAAGCTAGCAGCAACGATGAAGAAAGATGAAAACTTAGTCATTTGTTTATCGGGTAGAGGCGATAAAGATGTTCATACCGTTCGTGAGCGATTAAAGGAGGGCAAATAA
- a CDS encoding phosphoribosylanthranilate isomerase, which translates to MKVKICGITDLKTAKSAINAGADAIGFVFAESKRQIEINEAKKIIESLPDSVMKIGVFVNETKETLESIYEEVGLTHLQLHGDETPEFCRSLSFPVIKALRVQSERDVEKIVEYDCDYILVDSPTGKYRGGNGTTFNWDLVKSKKIDNLILAGGLTIENVIPASSIVKPIMVDVSSGVETNGKKDEEKIKSFIKKVKLGGI; encoded by the coding sequence GTGAAAGTCAAAATTTGTGGCATTACAGATTTAAAAACAGCTAAAAGTGCAATAAATGCAGGAGCTGATGCAATTGGATTTGTTTTTGCAGAAAGTAAACGTCAAATTGAAATTAATGAGGCAAAAAAGATCATCGAATCATTGCCAGATTCGGTAATGAAGATTGGCGTTTTTGTAAATGAAACAAAGGAGACATTAGAATCCATCTATGAGGAAGTTGGTTTAACACATCTTCAGCTACATGGAGATGAAACGCCAGAGTTTTGTCGTTCATTATCCTTTCCAGTAATTAAAGCATTACGAGTTCAGTCGGAAAGGGACGTTGAAAAAATCGTAGAATATGATTGTGATTATATTTTAGTAGATAGCCCGACTGGAAAATATCGTGGCGGAAATGGAACAACATTTAACTGGGACCTTGTTAAATCAAAGAAAATAGATAACTTGATTTTAGCTGGCGGATTGACGATTGAAAATGTAATACCTGCAAGTAGCATCGTAAAACCAATAATGGTAGATGTGAGTAGTGGAGTCGAAACGAACGGAAAAAAAGATGAAGAAAAAATAAAAAGTTTTATAAAAAAAGTTAAATTAGGAGGAATTTAA
- the trpC gene encoding indole-3-glycerol phosphate synthase TrpC, translating into METILDRIISQKQIEIKSLRAISRKIANETKNVSLIQKLKAADHLSIIAEFKRASPSKGDINTNLNPAEQAKKYEENGAAAISVLTDTTFFKGSFKDLKIVRDSVTIPILCKDFIIDPVQIDIAKEHGANIILLIAAALPFTELNHLYQYAKQQNLEVLMEVHDEEDLEKALKIRPGLYGINNRNLKTFEVNLGVTERLAPFIQADGGFIISESGIFHQYDAKRVRDAGANGILVGEALMRSNELSSNMKELMVPILKEAKQ; encoded by the coding sequence ATGGAAACCATTTTAGATCGAATCATTTCTCAAAAACAAATCGAAATTAAAAGTTTAAGAGCAATTAGTCGAAAAATAGCGAATGAAACAAAGAATGTATCATTAATCCAAAAGTTAAAAGCTGCAGACCATTTATCGATCATTGCGGAGTTTAAACGAGCATCACCATCAAAAGGAGATATTAATACAAATCTTAATCCCGCAGAACAAGCAAAGAAATATGAAGAAAATGGAGCAGCTGCAATTTCTGTTTTAACTGATACAACTTTTTTTAAAGGTTCCTTTAAAGATCTGAAAATCGTGCGTGATTCCGTTACTATTCCGATATTATGTAAGGATTTTATTATCGACCCAGTTCAAATAGATATCGCAAAAGAGCATGGAGCAAACATTATTTTACTAATTGCTGCTGCATTACCTTTTACAGAACTAAATCATTTATATCAATATGCTAAACAGCAAAATCTTGAAGTATTGATGGAAGTACATGATGAGGAAGATTTAGAAAAAGCACTAAAAATTAGGCCGGGTCTATACGGCATTAATAACCGAAACTTAAAAACATTTGAAGTGAATCTTGGTGTGACAGAAAGACTAGCACCTTTTATTCAAGCAGATGGCGGATTCATTATTAGTGAAAGTGGGATTTTCCATCAGTATGATGCAAAACGTGTAAGAGATGCTGGGGCAAATGGAATTTTAGTCGGTGAGGCATTAATGAGAAGTAATGAATTATCATCAAACATGAAAGAGCTGATGGTTCCTATTTTAAAGGAGGCTAAGCAGTGA
- the trpD gene encoding anthranilate phosphoribosyltransferase yields the protein MKEYLQRLANRESFTVEEMQVAVGEILQDDQISDSEIAAFLVALKTKGETVNEIAGLVNAIRNHTVGFTRKFHNVIDNCGTGGDNSSSFNVSTTSAFVIAGSGIPIAKHGNRSMSSKTGSADVLEQLGVELQVPTQATEELLDEIGITFLFAPYVHPRLKKVMKVRRELQIPTIFNLIGPLTNPVELETQLLGIYRRDYLEVFAEVLNKLGRKRAIVINGAGHLDEASLAGENHIVLLENNELKKMTLHPEEVGLTTYPNTEIKGGDAKRNADILLRVLKGEKGAFRDTVLLNAGLAIYTSGIVNQITDGIRKAEESIDSGAAYEKLQKLVEKTSKLKREVI from the coding sequence ATGAAAGAGTACCTTCAACGCTTAGCTAATCGAGAGTCGTTTACAGTAGAAGAAATGCAAGTAGCTGTCGGTGAGATTCTACAGGATGATCAAATTTCAGATAGTGAAATCGCAGCATTTCTAGTTGCTTTAAAAACAAAAGGTGAAACAGTAAACGAAATCGCAGGACTAGTAAACGCGATTCGAAATCATACAGTAGGATTTACTAGGAAGTTTCATAATGTCATTGATAATTGTGGGACTGGTGGAGATAATTCATCGAGCTTTAATGTGAGTACAACATCAGCTTTTGTTATTGCGGGAAGTGGAATTCCAATTGCAAAACATGGAAATCGCAGTATGTCTAGCAAGACAGGTAGTGCCGATGTATTAGAACAATTAGGTGTGGAGTTACAGGTTCCAACACAAGCTACCGAGGAACTTTTAGATGAAATAGGAATTACTTTTTTATTTGCTCCATATGTTCATCCAAGATTGAAAAAAGTTATGAAGGTTAGACGTGAGCTACAAATTCCGACCATTTTTAATTTAATTGGACCTTTAACAAATCCGGTTGAATTAGAGACCCAACTATTAGGAATTTACAGAAGAGATTATTTAGAAGTTTTTGCAGAAGTGCTAAATAAATTAGGACGTAAACGAGCGATTGTAATAAACGGTGCAGGGCATTTAGATGAAGCCTCGTTAGCAGGTGAGAATCATATCGTCCTATTAGAAAATAATGAGCTGAAAAAGATGACACTTCATCCGGAAGAAGTTGGATTAACTACTTACCCAAATACAGAAATCAAAGGTGGAGATGCAAAGAGAAATGCAGATATTCTTCTTCGAGTTTTAAAAGGAGAAAAAGGAGCTTTTAGAGATACGGTTTTATTAAATGCTGGTTTAGCAATTTATACTTCAGGGATTGTCAATCAAATTACAGATGGTATTAGGAAGGCTGAAGAGAGCATTGATTCTGGCGCAGCTTATGAGAAATTACAAAAACTAGTCGAAAAAACTAGCAAACTTAAAAGAGAGGTTATTTAA
- a CDS encoding anthranilate synthase component II, producing the protein MILIIDHYDSFTYNLYQFLGELGEEMVIARYDKISIDEIKEMNPKAIILSPGPGKPEEKQETNELIQTFYKTVPILGICLGHQAIGYAFGAKIIKARQIKHGKTSKIRHDGSNLFAYMSQPLEVMRYHSLVIEKETIPPLFETLAFAMDDQEIMAIKHRKYPIYGMQFHPESIGTEYGKQLLLNFLNEIKEELKDERVPSTLS; encoded by the coding sequence ATGATTTTAATAATTGATCACTACGATTCTTTTACTTACAATCTTTATCAATTTTTGGGAGAGCTTGGAGAAGAAATGGTAATCGCTAGATATGACAAAATTTCAATTGATGAAATAAAAGAAATGAATCCAAAAGCAATTATTCTTTCTCCGGGACCAGGTAAACCCGAAGAGAAGCAGGAAACGAATGAACTCATTCAAACTTTTTATAAGACTGTCCCAATACTAGGCATTTGCTTAGGGCATCAAGCAATCGGTTATGCATTCGGCGCAAAAATTATTAAAGCTAGACAAATCAAACATGGAAAAACATCGAAAATTAGGCATGATGGCAGTAATTTATTTGCCTACATGTCCCAACCGCTAGAAGTTATGCGATACCATTCACTGGTAATTGAAAAGGAAACGATACCGCCATTATTTGAAACTTTAGCATTCGCTATGGACGATCAAGAAATCATGGCCATTAAACACCGAAAATATCCAATCTACGGTATGCAATTTCATCCGGAATCCATTGGAACAGAATACGGAAAACAACTTTTATTGAACTTTTTAAATGAAATAAAGGAGGAATTAAAAGATGAAAGAGTACCTTCAACGCTTAGCTAA
- the trpE gene encoding anthranilate synthase component I, with translation MGDLFTPISLFKKLTASKKFLFESSFKHKDSGRYSFVGSKPAFELIGTNQSGQIIYKNGQKEEFVGNPLLKLKELIPKQDCLKVLDIPFIGGGIGYVGYDTIRQFEEIGDELEDVIGMPDLHLMFFEVIIVFDHLEQKIHLVGIKLSDETTLEDLKSDIQKYKQVILSNSNQEEEVKPVVFSTFKSEVSKSDYMSKVEKAKSFIQKGDIFQVVLSHRMGANFEGNPFDYYRKLRIQNPSPYMYYIDFGDSVVAGTSPESLIKVKDNQVITNPIAGTKRRGKTDEHDLMIERDLLQDEKELAEHKMLVDLGRNDLGKVCEFGTIKLEKYMTVERYRYVMHIVSEVSGQLKKPHTSLDALIACLPAGTVSGAPKIRAMEIINELESSKRGVYSGAVGYVSVNGNLDFALAIRTMILKNQMAYIQAGAGIVYDSKPEYEYEETINKLKAFLEENHDFNN, from the coding sequence ATGGGGGATTTGTTTACACCGATTTCATTATTTAAGAAATTGACCGCTAGTAAAAAGTTTTTATTTGAAAGTTCATTTAAGCATAAAGATTCTGGCCGTTATTCATTTGTTGGTTCAAAACCAGCTTTTGAATTGATTGGAACAAATCAAAGTGGCCAAATCATCTATAAAAATGGCCAAAAAGAAGAGTTTGTTGGAAATCCACTTTTAAAACTGAAAGAGTTAATACCAAAGCAGGATTGCTTAAAGGTTTTGGATATCCCTTTCATTGGTGGGGGAATTGGTTATGTAGGATATGATACGATTCGCCAGTTTGAAGAGATCGGTGATGAGTTGGAAGATGTAATCGGAATGCCAGATCTCCATTTAATGTTTTTTGAAGTCATTATTGTATTTGATCATTTGGAACAGAAAATTCATTTGGTTGGAATAAAGCTTTCCGATGAAACAACATTAGAAGATTTGAAGAGCGATATTCAGAAGTATAAGCAAGTAATTTTATCTAACTCAAATCAAGAGGAGGAAGTAAAACCAGTTGTATTTTCTACTTTCAAGTCTGAAGTTAGTAAATCTGACTATATGTCCAAAGTAGAAAAGGCAAAGTCATTTATTCAAAAAGGAGATATTTTTCAAGTTGTTCTATCACATCGAATGGGAGCAAATTTTGAAGGGAATCCCTTTGATTATTATCGAAAATTACGAATCCAGAATCCGTCACCATATATGTATTATATCGATTTTGGTGATAGCGTTGTTGCTGGTACTTCCCCTGAAAGTTTAATAAAAGTTAAAGATAATCAAGTCATAACGAATCCAATTGCCGGTACGAAACGAAGAGGGAAAACGGATGAACATGACTTAATGATCGAAAGGGATTTATTACAGGATGAGAAGGAACTTGCCGAACATAAAATGCTTGTTGATTTAGGAAGAAATGATCTAGGCAAAGTTTGTGAGTTTGGAACAATCAAATTAGAAAAATATATGACGGTTGAAAGATACAGATATGTAATGCATATCGTTTCCGAAGTTAGCGGGCAATTAAAAAAGCCACATACTTCACTTGATGCTCTTATTGCTTGCTTACCAGCTGGAACCGTATCTGGTGCACCTAAGATTAGAGCGATGGAAATCATCAATGAATTAGAGAGTTCAAAGCGAGGAGTATATTCCGGTGCAGTCGGTTATGTATCCGTTAATGGAAACCTTGATTTTGCATTAGCTATTCGAACAATGATTTTAAAAAATCAAATGGCCTATATTCAAGCAGGAGCAGGTATTGTTTATGACAGCAAACCTGAATACGAATATGAAGAAACCATTAATAAACTAAAAGCTTTTTTGGAGGAAAATCATGATTTTAATAATTGA
- a CDS encoding spore germination protein has protein sequence MFLESMIKIEALQSFIIEPILRETKDETGNIVKSYEIKNSAKISELGDSLLDGFCLILEEHCSNGILAAASDKERAITEPPNEQNINGAHDSYS, from the coding sequence TTGTTTCTTGAATCGATGATAAAAATTGAGGCACTTCAATCATTTATTATTGAACCTATTTTAAGAGAAACAAAGGATGAAACAGGCAATATCGTCAAATCATATGAGATTAAAAACTCAGCAAAGATCTCAGAATTAGGAGATAGTTTATTAGACGGATTTTGTCTAATTTTAGAAGAACATTGTTCAAATGGAATTCTAGCAGCAGCTTCAGATAAGGAACGTGCAATTACCGAACCTCCTAATGAACAAAATATTAACGGTGCTCACGATAGCTACAGTTAG
- a CDS encoding Ger(x)C family spore germination C-terminal domain-containing protein yields the protein MEANCDALGIGEILSSSYLDLWKKINWDKEYKNVKFKTSVKAKIDRTGPVF from the coding sequence TTGGAAGCTAATTGTGACGCATTAGGAATTGGAGAAATCTTATCTAGCTCTTATCTTGATTTATGGAAAAAAATAAATTGGGACAAAGAATATAAGAATGTTAAATTCAAAACTTCCGTAAAAGCAAAAATTGATCGAACTGGACCTGTTTTTTAA
- a CDS encoding DUF47 domain-containing protein produces the protein MIIGKKNDTFFEMLLNIANNVNECSIYFDDFKIKNATDLKTFSAEMKAYETKGDTYIHQIIVELNKTFITPIEREDILELANKMDDVLDGMEQCSATFEMYSIVQIDEFMVKFVKNIRSAANEILKAIQLLSRKKLLEMRVHAIQVKDYESQCDVLLRTSIKELFKNEKDPIKIIQFKEIYEMLEAVSDSAQDVANTLEQIIMGNA, from the coding sequence TTGATTATAGGTAAAAAAAATGATACATTCTTTGAAATGCTCTTAAATATTGCTAATAATGTAAATGAATGTTCTATTTATTTTGATGATTTTAAAATAAAAAATGCTACTGATTTAAAAACATTCTCTGCAGAAATGAAGGCTTATGAAACAAAAGGTGATACATATATTCATCAAATTATCGTAGAATTAAACAAAACATTTATAACACCAATTGAACGTGAAGATATACTAGAACTTGCTAATAAAATGGATGATGTACTAGACGGAATGGAGCAATGCTCAGCAACATTCGAAATGTACTCTATCGTTCAAATAGATGAATTCATGGTGAAGTTTGTTAAAAATATACGCAGTGCTGCGAATGAAATATTAAAAGCAATTCAATTACTTTCAAGGAAGAAATTATTAGAAATGCGCGTACATGCGATCCAAGTAAAAGACTATGAGTCACAGTGTGATGTGTTATTACGAACTTCCATTAAAGAGCTATTTAAAAATGAAAAAGATCCAATCAAAATAATTCAGTTCAAAGAGATTTATGAAATGTTAGAAGCAGTATCTGATAGTGCACAAGATGTAGCAAATACACTTGAACAGATTATTATGGGTAATGCGTAA
- a CDS encoding LysR family transcriptional regulator yields MDQILLVFMAVAEKRNFSRAAEELHMTQPSVSQQIQLLEKHVGAKLLIRTNKYVQLTKAGEIVYLHAKEITSLYKRMSTLVNDLMNEASGHLKIGASYTFGEYVLPQILAEMKRLFPNVIPSVQIGNTREIVQAALSYQIDIGIVEGEAIHTNLNIQPFANDEMYIIAGTKSEIYAIEAVTLKQIENETWIVREEGSGTREATERLFELLKIRPKNIIEFGSTQLIKEAVEAGMGITYLSELAIKKEKQLNTIDYLKVKGTPIQRNFSIITDKIELQTKSMEIFIELVKKYYEK; encoded by the coding sequence ATGGATCAAATTCTTTTAGTTTTTATGGCGGTTGCTGAGAAAAGAAACTTTTCAAGAGCGGCTGAGGAGTTACATATGACTCAACCATCCGTTAGTCAGCAAATTCAATTGCTTGAGAAGCATGTTGGTGCAAAGCTTTTAATTAGAACGAATAAATATGTTCAGCTTACAAAGGCTGGGGAAATTGTTTATTTGCATGCTAAGGAAATAACTAGTTTATACAAGCGTATGTCGACACTTGTGAATGACCTGATGAATGAGGCTAGTGGTCATCTGAAAATAGGTGCAAGTTATACATTTGGGGAATATGTATTACCGCAAATTTTAGCGGAAATGAAGAGACTTTTCCCGAATGTCATTCCATCAGTGCAGATAGGGAATACTCGAGAAATTGTTCAGGCTGCACTAAGCTATCAAATTGATATTGGTATAGTTGAAGGTGAAGCAATTCATACAAATTTAAATATACAGCCGTTTGCAAATGATGAAATGTATATTATAGCTGGAACTAAGAGTGAAATATATGCTATTGAAGCTGTGACATTGAAACAAATTGAAAATGAAACGTGGATTGTTAGGGAAGAAGGGTCTGGAACAAGGGAAGCGACCGAAAGATTATTTGAATTATTAAAGATACGTCCTAAAAATATAATTGAATTTGGTAGTACACAATTAATTAAAGAAGCTGTAGAAGCAGGTATGGGAATTACCTATCTTTCTGAGCTAGCAATAAAAAAAGAAAAGCAGTTAAATACCATTGATTACCTAAAAGTAAAGGGAACACCTATTCAACGTAATTTTTCAATTATCACAGATAAAATCGAACTTCAAACAAAATCGATGGAAATATTTATTGAGTTAGTTAAGAAATATTACGAGAAATAA
- a CDS encoding MBL fold metallo-hydrolase has protein sequence MEVSFERVVDNIYALAIWDTEWKSYNNCYFIIQDNGVTLIDSGKGIHSKYLRKALVELGKTPEDVHLFLATHGHEDHIEGSSIFKNAKKFIHSNDNDLIDSLELTQFSNDLKAYEVIKEFEYDLVGYHTPGSVVLYHRPSKTIFTGDFLCFFGDPLSKDGLVSKGDDLRNEWVKYLRDGGVSTEHLDHFLGGLKKINQFDSSVMCTGHGGVLVGNIREFISELIDVGVQYSKKVSDC, from the coding sequence GTGGAAGTTTCTTTTGAACGTGTGGTAGATAACATATACGCTTTAGCGATATGGGATACCGAATGGAAATCATATAATAATTGCTATTTTATAATTCAAGATAATGGAGTTACTCTCATTGATTCAGGAAAAGGGATCCACTCTAAGTATCTTAGGAAAGCTCTGGTTGAGTTGGGGAAAACACCAGAAGACGTCCATCTCTTTTTAGCTACACATGGACATGAGGATCATATTGAAGGCTCTAGTATATTTAAAAATGCTAAGAAGTTTATCCATTCAAATGATAATGATTTGATTGATTCACTTGAATTAACTCAGTTTAGTAATGACCTAAAAGCTTATGAAGTAATAAAGGAGTTTGAGTATGATTTAGTTGGATACCATACCCCAGGTTCAGTCGTTTTATATCATCGCCCATCAAAAACAATTTTTACGGGTGATTTCTTGTGTTTCTTTGGTGATCCTTTATCAAAAGATGGACTAGTATCTAAAGGAGATGACCTTAGAAATGAGTGGGTTAAGTATTTGAGAGATGGTGGAGTCTCAACAGAACACTTAGATCATTTTCTAGGTGGACTAAAAAAAATAAATCAGTTTGATAGTAGTGTAATGTGTACTGGACATGGTGGTGTCTTAGTAGGAAATATTAGAGAATTTATAAGTGAACTAATTGATGTCGGAGTCCAATATAGTAAAAAAGTATCAGACTGTTGA